TAACACATTAACATTAACAGATAAAATTAAATCTTTATTCTATAACAAATAATTTATCTCCTTTTTTAACTATTTGTCCATCTTCTACTAAAATCTTAACAATTTTACATTTTCTTGTTGATTTAACTTCATTCATAAGTTTCATTGCTTCAATTATACATAAAGTTTCTCCTAAAACAACTTCATCCCCCTCTTCTACAAAATTAGGATTTCCTGGAGCTGAAGCTCTATAAAATGTTCCAACCATTGGTGCTAAAATAAAGTCTTCTCCAAGATGTTCTTTACTCTCTTCAATAACTTCACTTTCTTCTACTACATTTACATGTTGTTGAACTACTGGTTGTTGAACTTGAATACTTTCAACTTTTACAGGTTTTTCTTTCTTTAAAACTAGCTTAACTCCTTCACTTTCTAAAGTTATCTCATTCAGATTAAACTTTTCTATATTTTCTGCTAAATCCTTTATAATTTTTACATCTATTTTCATTTTTCCCTCCATGGATATTTTAATTACTTCCTATTATTCTTAAATCTTTTACTCCATCTACTTCAGATATTTTTTCTAGCATTCCCTCAATTTTTCTTAACATATTTTCTGTTGTTTGTATTGAGATAGTTGATTTAGCTATTCCATCAACTGCTATATTTTGTACTATTGTTAGTACATTCATATCTTCCCCTGCAATTATATTCAAAATACTAGCTAATATTCCTGGTTTATCAACTAAAGACATATGAATACTAAAAACTTTATCTTTTCCACTTTCAAAAAATGGTTTTATATAATCTTTATACTTATAATAAGTACTTCTACTAATTCCCACCTTTTTTATAGCTTCATATTTTGATATTTTAGTATGTTGAACTAAATCATTTACTTTAATTACACTTTGAATAGAATTTGGAAGAATTCTTTTATCTACTATGTAGTACTCTCTTTTTTCATCTTTTTTCATAATTTACTCCCTTTTTTCTATACTAATCAATATTATTAATATTTTTAAAAGCTCTTAAGGTATTATGGAATAACATCGCTACAGTCATTGGTCCTACTCCACCTGGAACTGGAGTTATATATGAAGCTTTTTTACTTACATCTTCAAAATCTACATCTCCAAACAATCCATTTTCTGTTCTATTTATTCCTACATCAATAACCACTACATCATCTTTTACCATATCTGCAGTTAAAAATTTAGCTTTTCCTATTGCCACTACTATTATATCTGCTTTTTTTGTTTTTTCAACTAAATTTTTAGTTTTACTATTACATATAGTTACAGTAGCTCCTTCATTTATCATAAGACCAGCCATTGGTTTTCCAACTATATTACTTCTTCCTAAAATGACAACATCTTTTCCCTCTAACTCAATTGAATAACTTTTTAGTATTTCTATTATTCCAGCTGGTGTACAAGGTTTTATAGATTTTTTATCATTTAACATCAAAAGTCCAAAATTTTCTGGTTTAAATCCATCTACATCTTTTTCTAAAGAGATCTTATCAATTACCTTTTTTTCATCTATATGTTTTGGTAGTGGAAGTTGTACAAGTATTCCATTTACATTTTCATCCTTATTTAACTCTTCTATTACATTTAAAAGTTCCTCTTCCTTTGTATCTTCAGGTAAAAAATGAGCAAAACTTTCAAATCCTAATTCACTACACCCTTTTATTTTAGAATTAACATATATTTTGGATGCTGGATTTTCTCCAACTAATACTATTGCTAATCCTGGTGTTTTCCCATATTTTTCTTTTATACTAGAAACTTCTACTTTTATTTTTTCCTTTATCTCTTTAGATAATTTTTTCCCATCTAATTCTATCATCTTCTTTTATGCCTCTCTATTTTAGTATATCTCCAACTTTTAAAATTCCACCATTTATAATATCAGCACCATTTAAAAGTTTTTTATTTTCAGGTTTTACTTGTGTTAAAATTACACTTCCATTACCAGTTTTTACAACTACTCCTTTTCCTTTCTTTAAGTCTACTACTTCTCCACAAACTCCATTATCATATTTTTTAAAATTTTCTTCTACTGCATAAATTTTAAATATCTTTTCATCTAAAGTAGTAAAAGCACTTGGAAATGGATTCATACCTCTTACAAAGTTAAAAATTTCTCTTTCACTTTTTTCCCAATTTATTCTACAATCCTCTTTAGAAAATGGCTTTACAAAAGTTGCTTCAGAGTGATTTTGTACTATTCTTGGAGCTTCTCCTTTTTCAATTAATCTCACAGCTTGAATAAGTCCTTGAGCCCCTAACTCTTTTAATCTATCATGTAAAGTTAAGAAAGTATCTTCATCACTAATAGGTGTTTTTACTGTTAATATAACATCTCCAGCATCTAACTCCTCAGCTATATACATTATACTTACTCCACTCTCTACTTCACCATGAATTAAAGCTGCATTTATAGGAGCAGCACCTCTATATTTAGGTAAAAGAGAAGAGTGAACATTTATTACTCCATATTTAGGCATATCTATTATCTCTTTTGGTAGTATTTTCCCATAAGCTACAACTACTATTAAATCTGGATTTAAGTTTTTTATTAAATTTTGAGTTTCTTCATTCTTTAAACTATTAGGTTGATATACAGGAATATTATGCTCAAGAGCATACTCTTTTACTGGAGTATATTTAATTTTTTTTCCTCTCATATTAGGTTTATCAATTTTAGTAAAAACTCCTATTATATCATGTTCTGAATTTAATATGTTTAAAGAGGGAACTGCAAATTCTGGTGTTCCCATAAATAATATTCTCATCTAGTCACCTTTCCTATTTTTGCTTATTTTCTCTACAAGTTCTATAAAGGACTCAATATCTTTAAACTCTTTATATACAGAAACAAATCTTACATAAGCTACTTCATCTACTTCAAGCAGTTTTTTCATAACTATTTCTCCTAATTCACTACTAGTAATTTCATTTCTTAAAGAGTTCTGTATAGATTTTTCTATCTCTAATACAAAAGTTTCTAAAGCTTCTCTACTGATATTTCTCTTTATAGTAGCAGCTACAAGTCCTCTCATTAATTTATTTCTATCATATTTTTCTCTTCTATTATCTTTTTTTACAATGTATAATGGAATCTCCTCTATTTTTTCATAAGTTGTAAATCTCTTTTCACACTTTATACATTCACGACGTCTTTTTATTGAAAATCCATCCATAAAAGAACGACTATCTACTACTTTTGTATCTTCTGAATTACAGAATGGACATCTCATTTTTTATCAACTCTCTTTTTCATTAATATACTCTATAATCTCATGTGCATTTTTACAATTTAAAAGTCCATCTCTAAAGCTATTTTCTCTTATAAGACGTGAAATTCTAGCTAAAACTTTTAAATATATTTGGCTATCTTTATTAGGAGATGCAAAAACAAAAAATATATTTACCTTTTCATTGTCTATTGATCTAAAATCAATTTTTTCTTTACTTATTCCAAAAGCAATTGTTAATTTTTGAGCAATTTCAGTTTTTGCATGGGGAATAGCTACTCCCTTTCCGATTCCTGTACTTCCTAATTTTTCTCTCTCAACAAGAGCTTTATATATTGTATTTCCTTCATTTGAAATATTAGGTGAACACTCCATAAGTTTTGAAAGTTCTAGTAAGACCTCATCTTTAGTTTTTGCTTTTAAATCAAGAGAAATCAAATCTTCTGACATATAATCAGTTATTTTTATAACATTAGTCATTCTCTATCCCTCCATAATATAATTTTTTAATTTAATATCTATACCTAAATGAAAATTAATGTATTTTTCTAAAAGAGAAACTACACTTTTTATATTTTGAAGTAAATACTCCCCATTTATTATATTTTTAGTTTTTTCTAAAACAAATAATTTAATTATCTCTTTTACTTCATTAGAACATTCTACTGTATATTCTTTTTTCTCTTTAAAAAATGTAGAACTTTCATAAGAAAAGTAATTTCCCTCTTCTATTCCTATCTTTAAACCTTCATCTTTAATTATATAATATAGATAATATCCTATTAAAATAAAATTTTTTCTTTCATCTTCACTGCTCTTTAAAAAATTTAAACATTTTAATGTTATTTTGTATAAAGATTTTTTTCTATTATTTTCCACTAAAATTTTATTTAATAAAGCTAAAAAATATAATGCTATCTCTAAATTACCTAAATTCTCTTTAATCTCTAAATAAGAATCTAAATTAGTAAAATTATTTACTATATAATTATCCTTTTTTCTATAAAAATTAAAATTACTTAAAGAAAGAATATCTACAGAACTTAACTCTCTTTTTTTACTTTTACGAACTCCTTTAATAAGAAAACTCATTCTTCCAAAATTTTCTGTAAAAACTGTTATATATCTATCAGCTTCTCCAAAATCTTTCTTATTTATTACAAGAGCATTATCTGTTATAAAATTAATCATACTTAGATAGCTCCTCTTTACTTAACTTTTGATTAACTATATATTCTTTAATATAAAGAGTTCCAATATGTCCTTCATTTGTAAAAATATCAAATTTTTGTGGAAGAAGATATCCATCATATTTTTTAAAATTATCTATTTTTATTTTTGTCCCATCTTCCAAAAGAATCTCATTTAATTTTTTAGAATAATACTCTTTCTTAAAGTTTTTATCTTTTTGTTCCTTTTCAAATAGATAATTTATAGTTTCTAAAATTTCTGTTCCCTCTTTACTCTCTTCTTCACTAACTTGATCAAAAAGTGGAAGATATACTATTTTTTTCCCATCATTATAAATATAAATTTCCCCTTTATTTAATTCAGGGCTTATTACATCTTTTCTAAGAAAATTGGGTTTAATAAATTTTAAAGTGTATTCACTTTTTTTCTTTTGACCATTTAATAAAATAGTTTCTTCTACTTTCATTGTTAATGTTTTTATAGTTGAAATACTCTTCTCTTCAGAAAATATAAATAAACTATTAATTAAAAAGATTAATAAAAATACTATCTTTCTCATTTATTTTTCACCTTTTCATCAGCTGGCATTAAGATTAAAACTTCAGCAAGATTTAAAATATCTATTCCACTTTCAACTTTTACACTTTTTAAAACTTCAGCTCCATTTTCAATAACTTCACTAACTTTTCCTAAATAAATACCTTTAGGATAAATTTCACTTATCCCAGAAGTATATATCTTTTCTCCTACGCTTATGTTTTCTTGGAAAGTATTAGCTTCAAAATATAGTGTTCCATCTCCTTCATTACTTCCTCTAACAATACCTAAATTATTATTCTCTGTAAGGGAACTTACACTATAATTTTCACCTGTTATCATATCAACTATAGAGTAATCATCATATACTTTTCCTATTTTTCCTATTAAATTTTCTCCTGCTAGAACAATATAATTCTTTTTGATTCCATCTTTTTTTCCTAAATCAATATAAAATCTTTCATAAATATTATTAGGATTTCTAAAATTAACTTTAGCAACTTTTATATTTAATTTTTTTTCCTCTTTCATTTTTAGAATTTCTCTTAATCTTTCATTCTCTTCAGAAAGCTCTTTGTTATACATTAATAGCATATCATATTTTACATACTCATTTTTTAATGTCCTATTTTCTTCAAGTATAGCTTTATAACTAACAACAGCCTCTGAACTCTCCTTAAAGAAATTTCCTATCTTATATATCTGTCTTTGAATTGGAAAAACTACATAACTAATTATTTCTACTCCTGAATTTACAATTCCTTTAAAAAGTACAAAAACTAAAAAAATAGAAAACAGTACTATTAATAGTTTATTTTTTGTACTTCCTTTGGAATTTTTTTTTCTTCTAAGCATTTTATGCTATTTCCTTTAATAGTTCTACTACTAATTTTGTAGTATTTACCATATCTTCTATTTCAATATACTCTTCTTTAGTATGTACTTTTGTCATTCCAATAGCTAAAGTTAAAGCTTTAAACCCTTTTTCATTATAGACGTTTGAATCACTTCCACCACCAGTTGATTTTGTGCTGTATTCAATTCCAACATTTTCACAAGCCTTTTTAAAATAACTTAATATTTCCTCATCTTCATTAAAATGATATCCTGAATAACCTTTAGTTACACCGTTTTCAAATTGAGCTCCAAACTCCTTAGAGATATTTTCAAAAATATCATTTGTTTCTTTTAATAAATTATCTAATTTTTCTCCAGAGAAACTTCTTGCTTCATAATGTAAAGTTACTTCTGGCATAACTATATTTACTGCTTCTCCTCCTCTTACCATTCCAATATTAGAAGTTGTTTCTGAATCTATTCTTCCTAATCTCAATTTAGTAATAGCATGAGCCGCTACTGTAAGTGCATTTATTCCATTTTCTGGTGCTATTCCAGCATGAGCTGGTTTTCCAATAATTTTTATTGTTCCTTTTGCTGAAAATGGTGTTTGTACTATTCCTGCTCCAGGTTTTCCACTTGAATCTAATATAAATGAATAATCTGGAGAATATTTTTCTATATTAAACTCTTTTGCTCCTAATAATCCTATCTCCTCAGCTATTGAACAAACTACAATTATTTCTGGATGTTCAATATTATTTTCTTTTATTACTCTAATAGCCTCAATAATATTAGCTATTCCAGCTTTGTCATCTCCACCTAAAACTGTTGTTCCATCACTTTTTATAATTCCATTTTCAATAATTGGATTAACTTTATCACAAGGCAGTACAGTATCCATATGAGCACTTAATAGTACTTTTTTCTTTCCAGGAGCTCTTAAAATTCCAATTACATTTCCTGCATTTCCATTAAATTTTTCTCCAGCATTATCTTCTATAACTTCTAATCCAATCTCTTCTAACTGTTTCTTTATATAATCAGCCACTTCTCTTTCTTTTAAAGATGGTGATGAAATTTTTGCCATATTTATAAAATTTTCAACTAATCTTTCTTTATTTATCACAATAAATCCTCCTAAATAAAAATTACAGCTCTTTTAATAATTATAATATATTTATAGTGGTTTTGTAAAGTACTACTGGTATAAAAAAATAGACAATTCAATCTTTTATTCTTTCAAAAATAGTAACTCTTAAAATTTAAAATTGGCTGCTACCTATGCAACAGCCAATTTTTTCAAACTTTTAAACTATTAAGTTTATTAAACAAAGAGCTCCTATAAATATTAATGGAATATTTAATTTTTTAAAGTCTCCTGTTATTAAGTGAATTAAAATATAACTTAAGAATCCTAAACTTAATCCTATACTAATACTATAAGTTAATGGCATCATAATTATAATGATGAAGCAAGGGAATAAAGTTTTTAAGTCTCCAAAATCTAGATCTTTTACTTGTCTAAACATATATACTCCAACAATTATTAGTGCTGAAGCTGTAGCATATCCAGGTACAACTGCAACTAATGGAGAGAATAATAGAGCAAATAGGAATAATAATCCTGTAACTACTGATGCTAATCCTGTTTTAGCCCCTACTGCAACTCCAGCAGCTGATTCTACATAAGTTGTAACTGTACTTGTTCCTAGAACTGATCCTACTATTGTAGAGAAAACATCCACATAAAGCATTCTTCCAAATCCCTTAATTTTTCCATCTTTATCTATTATACCTGCTTGTCTTGAACATGAAATTAAAGTTCCTAATGTATCAAATAAATCTACAAACATAAAAGAAAATATTGGTCCAATTAATGATAATTTAAAGGCTCCAGCTATATCTAATTTTCCTGCTATTGGAGCTATACTAGGTGGTAAAGAAACAACTTTTTCTGGTAAAGCAATATTACCTGTTATAAAACCTAATACAGTAGAAACTATTATACCAATTAACATTCCACCTTTTATTTGTTTTATCTCTAAAACTATAGCTGTTATAAGTCCTGCTATTCCTATTAGAGTAGTTGCTTTTATCTCTCCTATTCCAACTATTGTTGCAGGATTAGCAGTTACAATTCCCATATTAATAAGACCTATAAATGTTATAAAAAGTCCTATTCCTCCACCTACAGCTATTTTTAGTGGCATTGGTATTGCATAAGCTATCTTCTCTCTAATTCCTCCTAAAGATAAAATAAAGAAAAATACCCCTGACATAAATACAATTCCTAAAGCAGTTTCCCAAGGTAATCCTCTTCCCAAAACTAAAGTAAATGTAAAGAAAGCATTTAATCCCATTCCTGGTGCTAATGCAAAAGGTGAGTTTGCCCAAAGTCCTGAAATAATTGTTGCTAACGCTGAAGTTAAACAAGTTACTGTTATTAGAGCTCCCTTATCCATTCCTGTCATTCCTAAGATAGAAGGGTTTACAAATATAATATACGACATTGCTAAAAATGTAGTTACTCCTCCTATTATCTCCTGTTTGACTGTACTTCCTCTTCCTGAAATATCATACAATTTCTCTAGAACTCCTGAATTTTCCATTTTTTCCTCCTATATAAATTTATTTATTGTAACCTTTGTTTATATTCATTAGGTATTGGTAAATCTATCTCTATTCCATATTTTTCTATTTTTAAATAATGAGAAAATAGAAACATGAAATTTTCTTTTCCTTTACCATATTTTATATCTCCAACTATAGGATGTCCCATTGACGAAAGTTGTACTCTCAACTGATGAGTACGTCCACTTCCTAAAGTTCCCTCTAATAAAGTACAATTTTTCCCATAATCTAAAACTTTGAAAAAACTGATACTCTCTTTTGCACCTTCTTCATATTTTTCTAACTCTACTACTCTATCTTCTAATTTTTTCAAATAGCTTTTTATTATAAACTCTTTTTTCCTAATTCTTCCTTCTACTAAAATATAGTATTTTTTCTCTACTTTTCTCTCTCTAATCTCTTCAGCTAATTCTCTTGTTACTACTAAGCTTTTTGCTCCTATAACAAGTCCTGAAGTAGCCTTATCTATTCTATTTACAAAGTTGAAATTTGGATTTTTTAAATATTCTTTTAAAATTTCTGAAATACCATATTCATGGCCACTTCCCTTATGCATAACTACATTGTTACCCTTATTAAAAATCAAAACTCTTTCATCTTCATAAACTATAGATTTTTTTATTTTTTCCAATTCTAAAGAACTTATTTTGGTATTTGTAAGATCTTCTTTTTTATCTTCTTCTACTTTAAAAAATAATTTTACCACATCATTTAATTGAAGTCTATAATTTTCTTTTGATTTTTTACCATTAACTTTTATTTTTCCTACTCTTATCCCTTTAAAAATCTCTGTTAAAGGTAGAGTAGGTAATTTTTTTCTTAAAAATTTATCTAATCTTACTTCTTCATACTCTTTATCTATTAGAAATTCCATTCTTTCTCCTACTCTCTATAAATTTTTACACTTTGAACTATTCCTAACATTATAAAACTTATTAGTAAAGAGGTTCCACCATAACTCATTAAAAGTAATGGTTTTCCAGTAACAGGCATTATTCCCATTGTCATTCCTACATTTATTACAAAATGAAAAAAGAAAATTCCTCCTATTCCATAACAAATAAGTTTTCCAAAATTATCTTTAGTAGTATCTGCTATATATAGTATTTGCATTATTAAAAAAGCATATAAAGCAAATAAAATTACTCCACCTAAAAATCCTCTCTCTTCTAAAAATACTGAAACTATAAAATCTGTATGAGCTTCTGGAAGAAATCTTAATTTACTTTGAGTACTATTTAAAAAACCTTTTCCATATAACTCTCCTGATCCTATAGCTATCATAGATTGAGTTACATTCCAACCACTTCCTAAAAGATCAGCCTCTGGATTTAAAAATGTTAATACTCTTTGTCTTTGATAATCTTTTAAAAGAAAAAAATATGCAAATGGAACAAATGCTCCTCCACTTAATAATAAAATAATGATTGTTTTCCAATCTAAATTATTCATAAATATCATTACACTACATGTCATTACAATTATAAGTGTTGTCCCTAAATCTGGTTGTTTAAGTATTAAAAAAAGTACTGGTGCAATATGTAAACCAACTATAAATATACTTTTTAATCCCATAAATCTTTCTCTATAATTTATTGTTAAAAAAGCTGCTAAAGTTATTACTACTAATACTTTACCTATCTCTCCTGGTTGAATACTTATTGGTCCCAAACTTATCCATCTTTGAGCACCTAATCTAGTAACACCTAAAACTAATACTGAAGAAAGTAAAATTATATTTAAAACATATAATACCTTATAATATTTAAAATATTTTCTATAATCTATTAAAGAAACTATAAAATATGCAACTATTCCAATTGCTGCCCATATTAACTCTTTAATATAAAAAGATGAATTTTTAGAAATAGTAGCACTATATATAACTGAAATACTTATAGTTACTATTAATAGAGCGTTTAAAACAAGAAAATTATTCATTTTTTTTAATTTTTTAAAAAAAAGCTTTATATCTCTACTACTTTTCATCAACTATCCTCTTACTTTCCTGTATGCCCAAATCCTCCACTACCTCTTTCTGTTTCATCTAAAGAGCTTACTACTTCAAAATCTATTTGTGCAACTTTATTTAATACAAGTTGTCCTATTCTTTCTTGAGGTTGGATTGTATATTCATCTTTACTCAAATTAATAAGAATTACTCCTATCTCTCCTCTATAATCGCTATCAATTGTTCCCACAGCATTAGCCATACTAATTCCATGTTTTAAAGCAAGTCCACTTCTAGGTCTAACTTGAACTTCATACCCTTCTGGTATTGCCATTCTTATTCCAGTTGGAACTAAAACTCTATCTAAAGATCCTAAAACTATAGGTTCAGAAATGTTAGCTCTAACATCCATTCCAGCTGATCCAACTGTTTCATATTTAGGTAGTGTTACTCCCTCTTCTATTACAACTTTAACTACAACTTTTTCCATTTTTTAACTCCTTATACATTTCCTAAAATTGTCCATGAATAATATTTTTCATCAAATATTATTTGAGCTGTATTTTTTATATCCTCTAAAGTTATTTTTTCTATAGATTCAATTATTTTATCTATTTCAATTACTTCTCCATAAAGAAGGTATGAGTTTGCCATTCTATTCATTTTCCCCTTACTTCCTTCAAGACTAAAAGTAAGCATACTTAAAAATTGATTTTTAGATTTTTGAAGCTCATATGCTGTTATACCATTTTTTCTTATATCTTCAAACTCATCTCTTATAATATCGATAACCTCTTGATAACTTTCATGTGTTGTTCCTGCATAAACAGTGAATACCCCATCTTCTAAAAAGGCACTAGAATATGTATAAACTGAGTAAGCTAATCCTCTCTCTTCTCTTATTTTTTGAAATAATCTCGAGCTCATATTTCCACCTAAAACACTTGAAATAATTGCTGCCGGATATTTTAAGTCATCAATTAAACTTACTCCTTTAGTATTGAAACATAGATGTACTTGATTTGTCTCTTTTACAATTTTATTCTCACCACTATTAAAAGTATAAGTATTATCTATTTTTCTATCTACAGGATAATCTTCTATTTTTCCAAATCCATCTTCTAACATTTTAAATAAAGCTTCACAATCCATCTTTCCAGCTACAGAAATTACTAAATTAGACGCTCTATATTGATCTTTAAAATATTTTAAAAATCTTTCTCTATCTATCCCTTTTAAACTTTCTATAGTTCCTAACACACTATTAGATTGAACTCCATTTACAGCAAATTTTATATTTTCATCATGTATAATCTCTTCTGGGATATCATCATACATTCTAATCTCTTCTATTATTACATTTCTTTCTTTATCTAAATTTTCTTCAGTAAAAGTTGAATTTAAAAACATATCAGAAAGAATCTCTATTCCTTTTTCTATCTTATTTGCTAACATTTGAATGTAATAACAAGTGGTATCTCTACTTGTATAAGCATTTATCATTCCACCCTCATTATCTATCTCTTCAGATATCTCTTTTGCACTTCTGTTAGTTGTTCCTTTAAACATCATATGTTCTATATAATGAGATACTCCACTTTCTTCTGGATATTCATCTCTTGATCCTGTTTTTACAAATATTCCTAAACTTATAGTATTAATACTATCTATATTTTCCATTAGTACAGGTATTCTATTACTTAATTTTTTTACTTTGATACTCATATTATCTCCATTCTCTTTAATATTCTGCTTTGTTCATTAAATAAATTCCTACTATTAAAAATATTATATTTGGAATCCATCCCCCTACAAAAGGATTTAAAAATCCATTTGCACTTAAAGCTTCAAAAGAAGCTTGAACTACATAGTATCCATATCCTAATAAAACGCAAACTCCAAGACTTACTGCTGAAGTTCCTCTCACATATCTTCCTCCCAAAGCAAGTCCCAAAAATGAAATAACAAAACTTGCAAATGGGAAAGAGTATCTATTACCAAGTTCTACTAATAGTTCTCTTGTATCTCCACCTATACTTTTCATCTCTCTAATTGTCTTTTTTAAATCTTTTATAGTAAGAGTTCTAGGCTCAACACTTAAAGTAATAAAATGTTCTGGATCGTCACTATATTTACTTTCAGCAAAAAAATCTTTCACTTCACTTTTTTCTTTATCATTTCCATAATAAATATTTGCATCTTTTAACATCCACATTTTTTTACTAAAATTATATCTACCCTCTTGTGCAGTAATGATTCTTTCA
Above is a genomic segment from uncultured Fusobacterium sp. containing:
- a CDS encoding pitrilysin family protein, which gives rise to MSIKVKKLSNRIPVLMENIDSINTISLGIFVKTGSRDEYPEESGVSHYIEHMMFKGTTNRSAKEISEEIDNEGGMINAYTSRDTTCYYIQMLANKIEKGIEILSDMFLNSTFTEENLDKERNVIIEEIRMYDDIPEEIIHDENIKFAVNGVQSNSVLGTIESLKGIDRERFLKYFKDQYRASNLVISVAGKMDCEALFKMLEDGFGKIEDYPVDRKIDNTYTFNSGENKIVKETNQVHLCFNTKGVSLIDDLKYPAAIISSVLGGNMSSRLFQKIREERGLAYSVYTYSSAFLEDGVFTVYAGTTHESYQEVIDIIRDEFEDIRKNGITAYELQKSKNQFLSMLTFSLEGSKGKMNRMANSYLLYGEVIEIDKIIESIEKITLEDIKNTAQIIFDEKYYSWTILGNV
- the dut gene encoding dUTP diphosphatase; its protein translation is MEKVVVKVVIEEGVTLPKYETVGSAGMDVRANISEPIVLGSLDRVLVPTGIRMAIPEGYEVQVRPRSGLALKHGISMANAVGTIDSDYRGEIGVILINLSKDEYTIQPQERIGQLVLNKVAQIDFEVVSSLDETERGSGGFGHTGK
- a CDS encoding RluA family pseudouridine synthase; its protein translation is MEFLIDKEYEEVRLDKFLRKKLPTLPLTEIFKGIRVGKIKVNGKKSKENYRLQLNDVVKLFFKVEEDKKEDLTNTKISSLELEKIKKSIVYEDERVLIFNKGNNVVMHKGSGHEYGISEILKEYLKNPNFNFVNRIDKATSGLVIGAKSLVVTRELAEEIRERKVEKKYYILVEGRIRKKEFIIKSYLKKLEDRVVELEKYEEGAKESISFFKVLDYGKNCTLLEGTLGSGRTHQLRVQLSSMGHPIVGDIKYGKGKENFMFLFSHYLKIEKYGIEIDLPIPNEYKQRLQ
- the rodA gene encoding rod shape-determining protein RodA, which encodes MKSSRDIKLFFKKLKKMNNFLVLNALLIVTISISVIYSATISKNSSFYIKELIWAAIGIVAYFIVSLIDYRKYFKYYKVLYVLNIILLSSVLVLGVTRLGAQRWISLGPISIQPGEIGKVLVVITLAAFLTINYRERFMGLKSIFIVGLHIAPVLFLILKQPDLGTTLIIVMTCSVMIFMNNLDWKTIIILLLSGGAFVPFAYFFLLKDYQRQRVLTFLNPEADLLGSGWNVTQSMIAIGSGELYGKGFLNSTQSKLRFLPEAHTDFIVSVFLEERGFLGGVILFALYAFLIMQILYIADTTKDNFGKLICYGIGGIFFFHFVINVGMTMGIMPVTGKPLLLMSYGGTSLLISFIMLGIVQSVKIYRE